In Cyclobacteriaceae bacterium, the DNA window GGAGAGAGCGGCTCAAAGAGAGCTCCCAGGTACACATCCTTGACAACTCCGGTTATAAAAAAATGCGTAGTATCGTTGAATGTAATACGCTTGCCAATCGCATCCTCACCCAGATTAAACTTCCGGACAAATTCTTCATTGACGATAAGCGCCTCGTTAAGATCAGACGCCTGATCCTTTTTGAAATTACGGCCAGCAAGAAGACGGACATTGACAGCATCGAAATACTCATCACTCACATTCAATACTGCCACTTCCCTCTTTTCCTTGTTCTCAAAGCTTGCCGCAACTTTATATGAGCTGGAATAGATGTGATGCTCCGTGCCTGCCATTGAAAGAATATCCGGGTTGTTCTGGAGACTGTTTCTTAACTGCTCAAACTGCTGTTCATTGGCTACAGGTACCTGTATAACAGAGCGCCATGCATATCCCAGGTCATACTCTTTCTGAAATTTTGAATTGTAATAAAATGCCAGAGCAAATATGACTGCTGCTAAAGAGATACTGAACTGAAAAACCAGCAACGATTTGGTCAGCATACTTGCTCCTCCAAAGCGTGTAGTTCCCTTGAGAATCTGAATTGGCTTGAACGCTGAAATGTAGAATGCCGGGTATCCGCCTGCAAGCACTGCAGTGAATATAACCAGTGCCGCAATAGCAACAATCAGCCGAATATTATTCTGGTATGTAATGGCCATCTCCACTCCGCTCCACATGCCATTCCATCCTGCTGTAAAGAACTCTGCCAGACCCAATGCAATGATCATCGCAGCGAAACAAAAGATCATCGTCTCGGAAAGAAACTGCACAATCAATTCCTTGCGTCGGCCTCCAATCACTTTGCGTATGCCAATTTCTTTAAGACGTTTGCCTGCTATTGCAATAGAGTTGTTCATGAAGTTGAAACACGCTACCAGCAATAAAAATCCAGCCATCGCGAACGGCGCTATTACCGCGGCGGGTGGCATCGGTCCTCCAAACCAATGACCCTGATTGCGCTCCTTTATTGCACGATGCGACATGCCCACGAATGATTCAACATAGAATGTACTGATCTTCAGATCGGGCTTTGCTTCATTTTGTGTTTTGATATATGCTTCCAGCTGTTTTGGTAATCGGTCTGCTACAGTCTTATCCTTTAGGAAGAGAAAAGTCGTAGCCCATCTCGCCCAATTGTTTTCTATAGTAGATCGCTGACTGGGGTCAACAAAATAGTTGTCATACCCGGTAATAAGATCAAAGCGGAAGCTTGAGTTCATTGGAAATTTTTTGAACACACCTCCGACTGTAAGTTCGCGCGGTTCTCCGTTGATCACCTGCGTTACCATCTTGTCAACAGCATTGGTGGTACCAAACCAGTTGATCGCTAACTGGTCGCTGATCAGAATAGTAGTTTTATCCTCGAGTGAAAGTGAACCGGACAATCGCTCGAATGTAAACAAGCGCGTAAAGGCAGGCTCGGCATATGCCAGTTGTTTCTGGAACATTTCGTCTCCGATGCGAAACTGTCCGTCTTTGCTCATGAACTGGATCACCTCTTCTCCTTCGCGAAGACTTTCACGGATTAATCCAGCCACAGGAATTGGGGCAACTCCATAGGGAACCATTCCTTTTTGAGTAGTCTCCCAAAATCCTATCCGGTAAATACTGGCT includes these proteins:
- a CDS encoding FtsX-like permease family protein, whose product is MKNAEKKTTPPRWADRFLESFCSEDQLEILQGDIHELYAHRLTKMSRFKANIHYIKDVLDMLRPFAIKGRSNYNPAPMFNNYFRIALRTFARNKSPFLINLIGMSIALGCSITAFVNYQYNVDFDRQEKNAASIYRIGFWETTQKGMVPYGVAPIPVAGLIRESLREGEEVIQFMSKDGQFRIGDEMFQKQLAYAEPAFTRLFTFERLSGSLSLEDKTTILISDQLAINWFGTTNAVDKMVTQVINGEPRELTVGGVFKKFPMNSSFRFDLITGYDNYFVDPSQRSTIENNWARWATTFLFLKDKTVADRLPKQLEAYIKTQNEAKPDLKISTFYVESFVGMSHRAIKERNQGHWFGGPMPPAAVIAPFAMAGFLLLVACFNFMNNSIAIAGKRLKEIGIRKVIGGRRKELIVQFLSETMIFCFAAMIIALGLAEFFTAGWNGMWSGVEMAITYQNNIRLIVAIAALVIFTAVLAGGYPAFYISAFKPIQILKGTTRFGGASMLTKSLLVFQFSISLAAVIFALAFYYNSKFQKEYDLGYAWRSVIQVPVANEQQFEQLRNSLQNNPDILSMAGTEHHIYSSSYKVAASFENKEKREVAVLNVSDEYFDAVNVRLLAGRNFKKDQASDLNEALIVNEEFVRKFNLGEDAIGKRITFNDTTHFFITGVVKDVYLGALFEPLSPVAFRYTATNYKYLIALTHPDQLMYVNDQIKTSWSKIFPTQLYPGRPMEERMMMALEHFDSVVILYTFLGLVAIIMSISGLYSLVSLNLQKRTRELGIRKIMGAPLRHIIYQSGKLFLVVMLISFVVGTALGTVMVNAMMDSVWEYYVAVNVEIISLAVLILACIAFATIAYKIKDVVVANPVDSLRHE